The following DNA comes from Ricinus communis isolate WT05 ecotype wild-type chromosome 10, ASM1957865v1, whole genome shotgun sequence.
AATCAGGATTAATTGCTTATCCATTGATCAACTTAGTTACTACTAATTCTTTGCAGGCACAAGTGCCAGAGTTAACTaatttttggatttaattaaagTAGGAATCTTGACGTAGGATTTTATAGTTTGACTATAACAATACTTTTATCCTTAAAAATCTGTTAGTAGGGTAGAGTAGTTTGTTTATATTGCAGTAGGCTAGGctaagttaattaaaatatatggaGACAATAATACATCACCTTTTGTTTCGTTACCTTTCATAATCTATGGGATTGTTTGGTTAGGTTCCTGGAAGATCATGAGCGGCTTGCAAAATTATGGTTgcttaatttcattttctccAACTTGGTGAGAAATTGCCAGGAAGAAAAGGAACAtcttttcatttcaaattcgaACACCAAGATGGGGGCTAGCTTCTAATGGCTGTTTTGATATAATACATCTGCAAcataatagaatataaaattattctttttagtaatttagaaCGTGTCAAATATGATCTTTACTGGTAAGTAaatattactttaaaaaatgttAATGTAACTGTATACCCAAGATTCAAGATCGAGACtttatgatataattattatttaaatatatctcttAATTAAGTTTATCAAAACCATAAATTGATATAATGTGTCTTAtctttaattcaaaaatttaatttctttttcttttaattttagcacATCATAATTTTGACtgacttatatatataaaaaaaatgatcttTCATTCGCGTCATGTGTGTaaatgaaatgataaaaatatttttaatttaactaaaattttaaatttaaattttgaatatgaaaCGCCGTTAAAAATGATGAGATTATATTTTGAGATCTCAGGTTTCCAACGCGAGAATTGATTAGTACCATGGTTTTTTACTACTTCCGAAGTACTGTCgcaaatagtaattatttcTTTGTAATCATTGTTATATTCAAACAGGAAGAGGAAAATGATAATTAGGCAGCCATTTTAGAAAGTTAATGCCACCAAACCTAGAAAGTCTAGGACATGTGGTTTGGCAACAAATTTTCTCTAGTCatcatccttttcttttttccaattttgtcgtctttcttattttcttaaaaaattatccttGCTTCTTGGAAACTCAGTTCTCCACTCCATTCCATTCCCTATAAAATCTTTGCTAAAGAAAACAGCAAAACATGCAACAACTAATAACCCACGGTCATCGTactttcctcttcttctttttttttctactcCTGAACATATTAATGCAGAATGGGCAAGCTCAGTAAGCAGTATTTTCAACAAGGACAGCTTCCTAAGAGCCAAAAACACaccaaaaacaagaaaaaaccTGTAAAGATTACATATATTTCCAACCCAACATTGGTTAGAGCTACCAATGCTTCTGAGTTTCGAGCAATTGTTCAAGAATTAACAGGCAAAGACTCCAAAGTGTTAGATACTTGGGATCCTGATCCTTATACAACTAGTCATGAAGAAGCTGCTAGCCAAGTTCCTAACTATGAATCTCCTAGCTCAAAGATAGATAGTGAAAGCGTAGACGATGCTTTCTCCAGCTATACATCTTCATCACTAGAACTGGATGATGGTTCCTTTTGGAGAAATATCTCAGAGAGTTTCTTCGAGTTTAACTCTCCTCGTGTTTTTGTATGATTGGAGATATGGGATTGCTTTTGTATTATATGtatgttttcctttttcccGACTTGAAGGGTCGAGAGCGAGAGCAAACAGTAAAGATTTGAACCTTCACTGTCTGCATCACGGGATATCTCAGGCAGGGGACAATAGAAACTCCGAGTCCTAGCTATTTGTGCTGCGAGAAATTCACTGTTAGCTCTCTCTTCTTAGAGCTGCAGAGTGTCATTTTTTTTTAGGACTTTTGTTATTATGTGCCAATGCAGGATTTTAAGTAGTTACATTAATTCTCCAATTTACTAGTGACTACGGTAATGATCATTTAGAGGAATGCCTATAATGCAATATGAGCTGAAAGATTGTGCAATATCTTACTATCTTTCCACAGTTTGCACCTTAAATAGCTGAAAGTAATTTCGTTTGCAATATTCCTGGACAGTAAATGCACATCTAGCTGAAAGATGTTTCAAGCACACCCGGAGCAGATTAGTGGatagagaaaattaaaaatgacaGAGAAAAGCAAAGCAAACCAAAATATAACCTACAATTTACATGATATACTGGCATGCGATTCATAGTCTAACCACTTAAAAACAATCAAGCCATAAGGTCTGGGGATCAGGTCCTCACCATTCTTTTTTCCATGCATCATACGATAAAAGTTTTTCTAAGCAGCGAGTCcttaccattttctttttctaaatcaaCTTCCTGACTAAGCTCTCCTAAGTTGAGTTGTTAACAAACACCATCATTTCTCACCTCTTAATTCCCTTCATCAGCTGATTTTAAGTAAAGATTTTCGCCTCCATCACTGCCCTGGCCTCCAGAGTTGCCTCCTCGCCCTTCACCAGATCCTGCATTCCCCATATCTTGCTTGCTTCCGCCAGCCATTCCTCTGCCACTAGCATCGCGGCCAAAATCAGGAAACCCTCCTGCCCCAAGCCCTCCGCTGCCTCCAGCAGTGCTTGCCTCACTTTGCAGCATGTGAAGACCTGGACTTCCGCCAGAGCTCATCCCAAGCTGGCTGTGCAAGGCCTGCTGTTGCTGCAGTGCTGCATACTGCTGTTGAGTGTACAACATGGAGGATCTTGCCGCCATTACGGATTGTGGTGTCATCTGTTGAGCTTGTTGGTGCTGCATGTAGTGTGCTCCTGGCTGCATAATCCCACTGGAAGAAAACTGCAGGGCATGCACCAACATACAATCAggaataaattttcaaaaggGATTAGCTTTGCTCTAATCCtacaattgataaatttacttCACCTATAGACGTGATAGAGTTGTTTTAGCCAAGTTACAGCCATAGCAAGTACAAAATTACTCCCAGAGTACAAAATTCATGTCAGCATTACATACTTCATGTTCCAAAACAGCAATCTTACCTGGGAATGCATGTTAGGAGGTTGGGGTTGAGAATCAGCAATTGCAGCCAGGTACATGAGGTTTCTCTGTAGCCTTGCCTGGTTCctacaacaaaaagaaaaagatcatTGCTCAACACATCAAACACAATTTTGAGAAAGGATTAAGATCATCTTATGTTCAAGTTCAACATAATAGGTCATGTTTACATAATCTTGACGATTGATTCAAAATCAATGGTTGAGATTTATTATCCAATAAAAAACTATCTCTTTTAAGATGGATTAAGATCTTATCATGTACAAGTTGAATTTGATAAGTCATGTTTGCCATCTATACAATTGGtttgaaaaaattgaatggttgagatttttattaaaattttgaatttaaaatttaaaaaatggatAGTTTTTTATTGGATAACGAATCTCAGCCATTGATCTTAATCCTTTTAAAATCTTCTCGTGCTCAAGTGgaacataatattaaaatcatctCATGTTCAAGTTGAACATGATAGGTCATGTTTAGATAATCTTGATCATTGATTCAATATCAATGGCTGAGATTCGTTATCCAATGAAAAACTAACCACGGCTGGGCTATTTCAGAGAAAGtggcttttttctttttctgcttgTTCTCATGTAGTTATATATCCTTCAACAATTCAGTTATTGACATTGAAAGATATTCAATTGTGCCTCCAACCAGAATGAGCAGAGATAAAATTGACCTCCCACACAAGCATGGATTTATACATCTTCTAAATCCACAAAGAGATAAATACGTCAGAGAAAACAAGTCCCAATTCCCAAATCCTGTGAAAAATCACTAGATGGGAACTAAGTAGAATATAGCCACTTAGGAGGCACAGGTCAGGAGAAGTTTTACAAAGAACAGTTTGCTACCAATTGCTTTGTTAGTGGACAGATGGTGGAGAAACGTTTGACatgaattcaaatttatgaatGGACCAGGCATACTAAATTTATGGCACCGCCAAGATTGGAGGGAAAGCAAAAACTAGCTACAGAAATGCAAATTACCAGAGAAGAAATGAATATAATCCAAATTTGAACTTGAAAAAATGTTACTTACTCTGCACACTCGCTGATTTTCCCTGAATTCTGGCTCTCGACAATCTTCAAAATCAATGATTTGTTTTCATCCAAATACTGcatgcacaaagaataaacaaatggaaaagaaaacaatatacAAGGATTAGAAATTAGCAAATGGCAACAAATCATGAGAAAACTATACTGTACTATCCTGAGGAAAACTGTAGGAAACATGTTTATCCCCAGTTGGTTAATGAAAGGGACAAGGATAGGGAACATGTTAACATGCTTAAGTCCCATGCTAATCTGCCTGATAGTATTCCTGTTTATGTTCAGTATCATACACAAGGACCATTGATATTAACATGGGAAAAGAACCACTACCTTTATGTGGTTAGAAGATGCAACATTAAAACAGAATGCAACTATGGCCCCAAGAGACCTATACACAAAGGAAGGTATTCTAGAGAGTAAATATAACGGAGTTGCACAGCCAATTATTTCCTTGACGATAAATTTCTGATTACTCATGAGCTGCTAGTCAACCTCGAGAGTCGCCCTTCAAACCTATCCCTAGCCAACTCACTCCAGCGTTTGAAGGTATAATCAAGTAAAATGTATGAACAAGCAAATAAGACTTTATTACAGTGATGGATAAAGAGGTTTGGAGAGGAAACAGATATCTTATTCTGACATCAGTGAACTAATAACAGTTTGAAAAAGTCAGCAACTGAAATTTTAAAGGTGGTTAAAGAAAGAATCCTCATCTGTTCACAAAAGACAATAAAAAAACTACTTCTATTTAGTTTAACTTCAAAATCTAATCAGCGAATTATGTCAATGCAAGCATTACGAACTTAGAAATACAATTTGGTTCAACTTGAACAACAGTAAGGGGCTGACCCCTTAACGACTATGCCTTTATCCTCCTCTCATTCGTATAAGCTACATTTGCAGCAAATATAACTATACATTCCATTAACAATTAAAGATATGAGTTAGAGAAGCAAACAAATCAAATGAAACAAACCAAATACAGTAAATTGGTTCACCTCCTCTAGTTTTATCACAAACTCTGTTAATTTGTTTAAGTAAAAAATCAGAATCTCATAACCTGTTTTTCACTAAAAGGACACAtgaattttccttttattttctgaattATTAATGGTGAATGGCACAGTAGAAATTAGTTGCCAAAACCTGAACACGCTAAACAGAAGCTGTAAGTCTCAACTTCATCACATGCCAATGTCTCAGGCagaaaaaagttatatatatatggcccACGCAACTTAGAAGAAAAATCCTAGTACCACCTTAAACCTTTGAAACTGTAAATTTCTCTGGTTAATTTGGCATCTGCTGAGGGCCCAAGAAGGTTGAGATCATAGTGCATATGTACCCTAGTAGATGAAGCTAATAAGATATCAACAAAAGTCTCTAGCATTGATTGATGAGATTGCCTTTGATATATTTCAATATAGATAATCCCATATTAGTCACCGAGTGAAATTTTATGACAAGGACATAAAGCATGTCATGGAAAATGTAGAAACGTTTAGAGAGGACCACTTCTGAAAGATTGTATAATATCAAGAAAGGACCACTTCAGTAATAATGTGAACATAactaaacaaaaacaaatgaCCATACATCAAATAGTAAGGATTTAGAAAGGACCATCAAGATGTATCAAGGAACACTGCCATGGATTCTGAAAGGGTAGGTAACAATCTGGATTCAATAATTTGCATTCATATGTTCTGAGAATAACTACCAATAGCAGGAAAAAGTTCAATACTCTACTTTCATATTCTGCAAGGAACTTTAATAAACCTACTACAATCCTCAGGACTTGTGTTACTTTTCCCTCAAGAACTGTTTGCAATAAAATAGGAAGTTTAGATTGAGCCATTTAGTTGATACAGAGGCAGGCAAGTCGAGGTTATTTTATGCTGAAACGTCAAGAGGGGCACCTTATACAAGACCTTCTTTTTCCAAACTTCCTTGCCCACCCATAGTTTCAATTACTGGATTCTTCCAGTCCTAAAACCAGTCAGCCAGATTAGTGAATAGACCCTGTTAATTGGATCCTTTAACCAGCTCATCTCATGAGTGTtccaatttttattcttcttcttcttcttcttttgcctTACATTTTCATCTATGATAGCTTATTACGAAGATCTtttttcttatccttgatGATATGTTTCCAACAAGGAAACCTTGTAATTCCAAATCAAGTTTCAAGAACATTATCTGCCTAATGAGTTTTATGATCAAAACagaaattttggaaaaattgaatCCTCGCACCTTAAAAACCAACACAAATCAAATCTgagatattaatttatgtagcCATCGAACTATTTGGatattaagaagaaaagaaaaaaaaagagtaaaaatactaattttatctattagcACAttccattctttttaatagGAAGCAATGTAGATTATGCAATATAATAGGCTGGCCAACGAACCAAATCACTAGGACGACTATTTAgtgaaaattatattatgaacAAAAAGAGGAAGGACATGCGActatagaataataaataatgagcTGAGatccataaatattttatcaagattgaataaacaataatcagaatttatttttatttttttaaaaagagagaaacaaaaagTAACCATGAAGAACGGTATAACGACCAATAAGAAAAAGGGCATATCATTTAGGAGCTGAACTCTGCCTGCAACACTATACGTATCTACAAATGGTGGAAGATTCAGTAAAAGCCAAGTTTTGCTGATGAAAAAAGATTGAGGAGGTAGTATAAAGAAGCAGCTCATATGGAACATGTACCATGTATATGAACCAGAAATGATAACCCTGTAGGCTCAAGCAGCCAAGAGGAGATAAAGTTTTGCTACTGGAAATGTTATGGAGAAGAACTCATACAAGAAGTAGCAAATATGAATTTAGTGACAAGGAAACAAACAGAAAAGAACAAGTCATGAAAGAAACAGCAAATATAAGCTAattaacattatttattattatcacatATAGAGAAGACGTTAACAAAGAAGCAGGAATATACAACAAACGcacaaaccaaaaaaaaaaaaaagaaactggaGACGAAGTAATGTCAGAAAGCAGCAGCTAGCAACCCCATTTATTGGTGATAAGAGGAAAGAGTACAAAGAAGAAATACCCACTTACCAGAACTGACCAAAATCTCAGTAACAGTTAGATAAGAtgaaaaaccaaaagaaaaaacggAGTTATCAATACACATCAAAATTACAATGACagtatttaaaagaaaaagaaagaaaggtaTGACTGATAAAGAAacaaacacaaaagaaaaccTGAATAAAAAGTAGCagagaaagaaggaaaagaaagagcGAAAGTTACAGATATTCTTAAGAATGGACCAGAGtcgaaaagaaagaaaacactGCAAGAACAagtgagaaaaaaagaaaaagagttcaaagaaagaagagaagagaagagaagagaaagagaaaggcaaaaaaaaagaacctgTTGAATATGATCAGTAGTGACGTTGTTGGGATAATAGGCTGCCATCATGGGCTGCATCTGCATCAGGTGCTGCTGCATTTCTTACTTATACTacaaacacacacacacacacacacaagtCACTGCAAGCAAAAGGAGATAGATGCCTTTGCTTTTCTCTGTTTTCGCTTTCTTTCTCTCAAACAGACATAAGACAGTAGTAAGACAGTAGTCTAGATATTATGATTCATGAGAgagaatgaaagaaagaaagaattgaagaaaagGGTTTTGTGGGTTTTCTCTTTGGCTATTCACTAGAAAGAATTGTAGAAGTGTCACGTGATAGGGAGAGACATAAGTAAAACTGGTAAGAAAATGGGGTGTGGTGGGGATGGTATCACATTTAACATGACAATGTCTCTCTGCTGGTGTTGGACCGCTTTGTTttgaaactatttttattattattattattaatattaatatgatgatgatgacgatggattttataattattatcattacaGTGTCTATGTCCAGCTTTTCATTTATGTGACGTTGTAACTCTGCCATCAGATTCCCCTCTCTGTCCATTGCCCATCACTCTCCCACgctcttcttttcttcacGCTCTCTctgctcttcttcttcttcttcttcttcgcaATTTCTTGTACCCCTCCATGCTCCTTACCTTAATCCATTTATACTTAATTAAGGGTTTTGTCTAGCTTTAGTACACGTTTATCTTTTTGGtgtaacatatataataatgatCAGAGTATGAatgttaatataaaatacttatcatattcaacttaattatttattacaatGTGTATATTTAGATGAAGTCTTGTTATCCATGGCATCTACTTAAATGTGGGATGACCATAATAATTAAGTGatacataataaatattttatatttgaagattaaataattaaagcatATCTCAATTAGTCAATATTAGcagataaagaaaataatttgactatatattatattaacctattagatgaaattacataattatggctattttatatttaaatgttaaaaaaaattatattctttaaattttataatggtTATATAAGTCTCAACTACTTGGTGCTAcaataattattgttattgtttcagttataaatagtttttcattctaaatttttattataatctaaataaaCTGAATAGAACAACCTAACAAATTTAAGGACAAAATTGAATATGAAAAGAATGGACGGATGAGGCTTTAATAGGCGCAAACCTCTTTATAAGTATGAAATTAATGACTTAAAAGATAGATAAATACAGACAAAAAACTGTTAGACTTCTTTATTGCATAAGATCGAAGATAAATAGTTTCTGATGTATTGCGAGCACTTGATGGGAAAAGAAAGGTAGATTTCTTAGAAGTTCAAGTAGTTTCTCTGTCGAGTTAAGCTTTTATAAGTGAagttttatttagaaaataataactttttaaatagattaataaaatcataagaaATTGTTTAATATTCTTGTCTTATTTTAAGAGATagtaacaataaaataaataaatagaaaagacttgttaacttaataaaagttcaaatatttttaatttctctaattactattataagattaaaataattactttgtATTTAAGTAAGTGGAGATAAATTCtagagtaaaatttaaaaaataatcctcTGGTTTGACGCTTTTATACTCGAATGAcagaattatttttcatatcaaATGAGTAACATGTGCTTCATTCTTTTAGTATCTTTCAGATACATTCAAtgtttctcttattttttaaattataaatattaatagaaatataaatatttgataaagaagtattatttaatttaccatccaattaaatattttataatcattaaaatcattaaaatatataattttttaatgttaatcaaatttaaaaaataattttttaatatatttataaattatttgatgcATTATTAGATGTcacattacttataaaatcatattttagtaatattatatattaaatacatgtaaagttatataaaaaataataaaaatataaatatgtacctaaaaaatgcttaaaaaataaaaattataccctTAAATGAAAAAGCGTCAAatcacataatattttttttaacttaatctTAAATTCTATGGCACATTAGTAGAATTACCccaatatcaataaaatacaGATTAGAACACATGTACAAATTTGGTTGAATTGGGTAGGATATTTGGAAgagttaagaaaaaaatttcactaattattaacttaataaatagataaaaactTACAGGTagaataattaagtaattaattaattatcaactaATTAGTATATATCTAATAGGACGGCAAGGAATATTTAATCACAAAAGGATGAATTCCCACTTGAATATAATCATTCTGAATTTCATTCCTATGATCAAAATATAGATTTTACTCTTCGATCTTGAGATATGGGTTCCTATAGAAAAACCTAACAATCTAGACCCGATTCTTCTAGGAGTAGATGGGTCTTTTCTTTAATGCAAAaaccaaatattttaaaataggaTGAATGCATGAATAAAAGATGATGGTACACTTTTGATTTTGCCAAAAGAATTGATTTGTCAAGTTGcttataaaattgatatagTCAACTTGAAACCCTCAGTGCCTACTTTCTTTCCATTTGAATCCTCAAagattctaaaaataatttggtGGAATTTAAGCTGTAATGTATTTTCGGtattttagtttagttttttcttttttcttcattgtTTTTGGGTTGAGGACTAATGTGacaatataactttttatttttagtgattggataataatttaatttctttttttgatcaTTGGTATAGGCTATAAAAGGAGCTCCAAGCTCGGTCAAGAGGTAATGAAGCAATCTAGTGTGTAATTAGAGGTGACTAATCACGTGATTAAAGAAACTGCTGACTGAGCTATACGTTAATAAGAAACGATTAGCTCGTAGAAATGTCAGCCATGCATTGGTGTTTGTATCACAAATGATTACACAAAAGCATGATTACGAAAAACACTATTACATTTGCTGTTTGCTGCTAATTAGTTACTAAACTTGCCCTATGAAACTGAACaggataattatattaatagtgatttaatatcatattaaattttattttggttaatatattttttattttattataattatttaattttaagctCATTTATCTAAAACTCAGTTGTTTAATTTGTTAGAATAATAACATGTTTAAAACATCTAATgtaaactaatatatatttaaaaaaattgacaaattattattttagtcatGAAACTATTCAACCaaactattaattttaacGTAACAACTTCAAACTTCAGAAATCTTCTAAATTGAATATGGGCGAATATCATGCACTCTATCCTCCAGCTGCTGATAAAAAGGGCACCTTGTGGCCATCATTAAGCAGTCAATTTTTTctaaacacaaaaataaagtcTGGTTACAGCAAACAGAGAGAcaaaacacacacacacacacacacacacacatgtTAGGGTCAAAACCCTGTAAAGGGAAGAAGAGTCATAAACTAAAAACTGATCCTCATGTAACACTGTTCCTGTAACAGTACTGAAAATTCTTTGGCCAGTGATGCCCCATTAGAAGGggtcgttttttttttttttttccggTTTGATTGGCAGGAAAGTGAAGGACATAAGATCAGAAGTATATGCCACGTTGTTGGCAGGTACTATGTAACTTAGTGCTTCCCATTTGTATGTATTTATTGCAGGATTTATGTAATGTGTTAATTAGTgattgattgtgattaagAGTGCTTAATACAATTTGGatttttgaattgatttaaatagtGCTATGTAACAATCCTAACTACGTACTGGAGGAATTTCCAGTTCTTGATCTTGCAAGAAAACAGATCAGAATTATTCAACAAGTTGCCAAATGTGAATGATTTTAACTTGAAATGAAGCatatattggaaaatgggaCCCAAGGGTTCACATGCCTTCTGCTAGTGTAGTCCAGTCCATTTCCTACTGGCCATacatatatctatatatatatatatatatattaggtCCCTCTCCCTCATCAAACAATAAAACACAAGAAAGGTCAAACTTGACcccagttttttttttcctgaaaAAAAACTTCTTGCAGAACTGACCCCAAATTACTTACACTAGCTACTACCACTCTTTAGGAATATTCTTATACTGGTCAGCTATAGATCTCCATCCATAGCTAAAAATCACAAGACCATGGTCTAACTTTGCAACTGGCCATCTTGCTCAGTTGGATTTTGTCCCACCTCCTCTTTTATTATGATTCCTCTGGCTCAGGCTTGTTTTGTAATGAAAATTTGCTGTTCAGGCTTGTTTTTGCATAAGAGTGAGGCTATGAGTTTGAACCTCAGTAGATCGAGGTCTGCCCATTGAGCAGCATAATTATTTCTGTTTATATCATTACTTTCTAAAGTTACTGATGCATATATGTAACTTGATGTTAGATGCAACTATCCAGTTAGATAAAAATCTGAATTTAgaagccttttttttctttggtttttGAAATGAAAGTAAGACAAACTATAAGTTTTTACATTCTGAAGCTGGACTGCCACTAGCAATCCAATagttaaaagagaaaattcttaaatatctataGTAAAACCAAAAACAGTATGCTATGCTTTGAAGATACGTGTCTGAATATTGGGGTCCTATTTCGTGATaccaaaaaataatgaaatggGTCAAAGCACAGTAGAAATGAGAATGATGATTAGGTTGGTAATGCTCCCAGCTACCCAAACATGATGGGTGGTTAGGGTGTCTCATTGATATTCAAGAACTCAAATTCCAATcctgtctt
Coding sequences within:
- the LOC8268194 gene encoding uncharacterized protein LOC8268194, with product MGKLSKQYFQQGQLPKSQKHTKNKKKPVKITYISNPTLVRATNASEFRAIVQELTGKDSKVLDTWDPDPYTTSHEEAASQVPNYESPSSKIDSESVDDAFSSYTSSSLELDDGSFWRNISESFFEFNSPRVFV
- the LOC8268193 gene encoding GRF1-interacting factor 1 isoform X2; its protein translation is MNQARLQRNLMYLAAIADSQPQPPNMHSQFSSSGIMQPGAHYMQHQQAQQMTPQSVMAARSSMLYTQQQYAALQQQQALHSQLGMSSGGSPGLHMLQSEASTAGGSGGLGAGGFPDFGRDASGRGMAGGSKQDMGNAGSGEGRGGNSGGQGSDGGENLYLKSADEGN
- the LOC8268193 gene encoding GRF1-interacting factor 1 isoform X1, whose product is MQQHLMQMQPMMAAYYPNNVTTDHIQQYLDENKSLILKIVESQNSGKISECAENQARLQRNLMYLAAIADSQPQPPNMHSQFSSSGIMQPGAHYMQHQQAQQMTPQSVMAARSSMLYTQQQYAALQQQQALHSQLGMSSGGSPGLHMLQSEASTAGGSGGLGAGGFPDFGRDASGRGMAGGSKQDMGNAGSGEGRGGNSGGQGSDGGENLYLKSADEGN